From a single Fusarium fujikuroi IMI 58289 draft genome, chromosome FFUJ_chr03 genomic region:
- a CDS encoding related to actin-like protein produces the protein MVGKVSERVLLREGLERTDNGMKLTTWPDVTPINQKNYYTDYMKRDDQILALRLQSDATRDRLVQSARDRDRALSKTANGELPLPVADLPDEDGATTPSAGLDPSRVIVIHPGSQNLRIGFASDALPKTIPMTLATKFPQTESEMYEALPRRQFEAKTPDQQYGEEWSKKYNKMCNDLKVEMRANKRKVLPNSKELVQTFNRRTEPEVIQKHNDPLEIEWTDIETLDDPDSLASCFIGYQAERVPDDSNPKFKLWWPIQHGQWNEDGYTSQEHMYDDFETLLDKALRQELGLKTNSEWQQYSCVFVIPDLYDKKYVEQILRSCMTWFEFSRVCFVQEGMAATFGAGYTQACVVDVGAQKTAVTCVEDGLVMEDSRINLKYGGYDITDTFLKMMLYDNFPYQDMNLQRRYDFLLAEELKIKHCTMSQADISVQLFNFHVRAPNQPTRKYAFKTYDEVILAPMGVYDPAIFDNSAKLRGRRKLVERSYNAYDVDIPDDPTSAAQLAILALVQPSITSNANGFTLPQPDISTPIKENKQFNFLGAKESMTNGTPMGSHAGSPAPEGANTPLPYVFGKDREGVNGGSPAPNGSRAGGTPNPGQTQPPAGMFVDAAARTAKSMAAERDAVLPVAPLDIAILTSIQNAAKGDEKKLRDLLGSIMVIGGGAKIPHFTVVLEEKIKARRPELSDRILVSRSARDMDEQVVTWKGASVFAKLSTNDSWITPFEFERLGARTLHHKVLWAW, from the exons ATGGTTGGAAAAGTCAGCGAAAGAGTCCTCCTGCGGGAAG GCCTTGAGAGAACTGACAATGGCATGAAGCTGACGACATGGCCTGATGTCACCCCAATCAATCAGAAAAACTATTATAC TGATTACATGAAGCGCGATGACCAAATCCTCGCCCTCCGCCTCCAGAGCGATGCCACCCGAGACCGACTAGTGCAAAGTGCTCGGGACCGAGATCGCGCTCTATCCAAGACGGCCAATGGAGAGCTACCACTTCCTGTCGCAGATCTTCCAGACGAAGATGGTGCTACAACACCATCGGCTGGCCTGGATCCCTCAAGGGTCATTGTGATCCACCCCGGCAGTCAAAATCTTCGAATAGGCTTTGCGAGCGACGCCCTCCCCAAGACAATTCCGATGACGCTGGCGACCAAGTTTCCCCAGACCGAATCCGAGATGTATGAGGCCTTACCACGACGACAGTTCGAGGCCAAGACCCCCGACCAACAGTACGGCGAAGAGTGGTCAAAGAAATACAACAAGATGTGCAATGACCTCAAGGTCGAGATGAGAGCCAATAAGCGCAAAGTCTTGCCCAACTCGAAGGAACTTGTTCAGACTTTCAACCGCCGCACGGAACCCGAAGTTATCCAGAAGCACAATGACCCCCTTGAGATCGAATGGACTGATATCGAAACGCTCGATGACCCCGACTCATTAGCTTCATGCTTTATTGGATACCAAGCGGAGCGTGTTCCCGACGATTCGAATCCCAAATTCAAACTTTGGTGGCCTATACAACATGGACAGTGGAATGAGGATGGGTACACAAGTCAGGAGCATATGTATGATGATTTTGAAACATTACTCGATAAGGCATTGAGGCAAGAGCTTGGACTGAAGACAAACAGCGAATGGCAACAGTACAGCTGCGTGTTTGTCATTCCCGACTTGTACGACAAGAAATACGTGGAGCAAATACTGCGATCGTGCATGACCTGGTTCGAATTCTCCAGGGTATGTTTCGTCCAGGAAGGAATGGCTGCAACTTTTGGTGCCGGATACACACAAGCCTGTGTTGTCGATGTGGGAGCTCAGAAGACGGCCGTGACCTGTGTGGAAGACGGTCTTGTCATGGAAGATTCAAGGATCAACCTGAAATACGGAGGCTACGATATCACGGATACATTCCTGAAAATGATGCTTTATGACAACTTTCCTTACCAGGACATGAACCTGCAACGACGATACGATTTCCTTCTtgctgaagagctgaagatTAAGCACTGTACCATGTCGCAAGCAGATATCTCTGTCCAactcttcaacttccatgTTCGGGCTCCCAACCAACCAACGCGGAAATACGCTTTCAAGACATACGATGAGGTCATTCTGGCTCCGATGGGAGTGTATGACCCCGCCATCTTCGATAACAGCGCCAAGCTAAGAGGACGGCGTAAGCTGGTTGAGAGGTCTTATAACGCCTACGACGTTGATATTCCAGACGATCCCACCTCTGCCGCCCAATTAGCTATTCTAGCGCTTGTCCAGCCGTCGATAACGTCCAACGCCAATGGCTTCACACTGCCACAGCCCGATATCTCAACGCCTATCAAAGAGAACAAACAATTCAACTTCCTTGGAGCGAAGGAGAGCATGACCAACGGAACCCCCATGGGTTCTCATGCCGGGTCTCCTGCGCCGGAGGGCGCTAACACGCCGCTTCCATATGTCTTTGGCAAGGACAGGGAGGGTGTAAACGGAGGTAGCCCAGCGCCCAATGGTTCTCGTGCTGGAGGCACTCCTAATCCTGGACAAACACAACCACCAGCAGGCATGTTTGTCGATGCTGCTGCCCGAACCGCCAAATCCATGGCCGCTGAGCGAGACGCCGTTTTACCGGTCGCTCCTCTCGACATTGCCATTCTCACAAGTATTCAGAACGCCGCTAAgggcgatgagaagaagctgcgaGACTTACTTGGAAGTATCATGGTTATTGGTGGTGGCGCCAAGATTCCTCACTTTACGGTTGTcctggaggagaagatcaaggcccgACGACCCGAACTCAGCGATCGGATCCTCGTGAGTCGAAGCGCGAGAGATATGGACGAGCAAGTGGTCACCTGGAAAGGTGCCAGTGTGTTTGCTAAGTTGTCGACCAACGACTCATGGATTACACCTTTCGAATTCGAGAGGCTAGGTGCCAGGACTCTTCACCACAAGGTGCTCTGGGCCTGGTAA
- a CDS encoding related to MFS transporter, translating to MLRYLPFAPSTTPLQALTYLLGISLFSISFLVFLNSSVSFVITDLIGQKEGVGDVVGTLGFVDELVALVACPGWGLVSDRLGVRWVAVIGYAIIGVSLALFVQAKTVYPQLLLARVLFAIGASAAATMVTAILPSLTDDSNNEEDEAQARIKALHNATARSSIAFSVESEATITQERYTQSISEPSTTDTADTAAGRPSKLAGFVGLFTGCGALVALTLFLPLPARFGENKGTTPAEAVSYSFYVVAAVALAVSIFVAIGLRNIKGEEGKGWRMLFGLKNDDESSDGNGRERRKLAPYLHLMKDSVFLGFVDSRIGLGYVGGFVARASSVAISLFIPLYVNTFYISNGFCKGSPHDSSPELKEECRAAYVLSSILTGVAQLMGLICAPIFGYLASRTGRINYPIVVSTVFGIVGYVALPQLSSPEIKDVDGRGGSPAIFFIVSLLGISQIGAIVCSLGSLGRGVLAVELPRTARPESLLQPEEYESANDESRPLISITTDQESVSRIRLKGSIAGVYSLYGGFAILLLTKLGGFLFDKLSNGAPFYMMAIFNAVLLAFSLGMDASHTFSHRV from the exons ATGTTGCGATATCTACCATTTGCGCCGTCAACAACGCCCCTGCAGGCACTGACGTACCTTCTCGGCATATcgctcttctcgatctcctttcttgtcttcttgaACAGTTCTGTTTCTTTCGTTATCACCGACCTGATTGGGCAGAAGGAGGGCGTTGGTGATGTCGTGGGAACTCTGGGCTTCGTCGATGAGCTCGTTGCGCTCGTCGCTTGTCCAGGATGGGGTCTTGTGTCGGATCGTCTGGGTGTTAGATGGGTTGCTGTCATTGGATACGCGATAATCGGTGTCTCGCTGGCTCTGTTTGTGCAGGCGAAGACTGTATATCCCCAATTGTTGCTGGCTCGCGTGTTGTTCGCAATCGGCGCATCTGCAGC GGCCACAATGGTAACTGCGATACTCCCATCTTTGACGGACGATAGCAAcaacgaggaggatgaagccCAAGCCAGAATTAAAGCTCTTCATAATGCGACTGCCCGAAGCAGCATTGCCTTCTCTGTCGAATCCGAAGCAACGATCACCCAGGAACGATACACACAGTCTATTTCTGAGCCGAGCACAACAGATACCGCCGATACTGCTGCAGGAAGACCATCCAAGCTAGCGGGATTCGTTGGACTGTTTACTGGATGCGGTGCGCTTGTCGCACTGACGCTGTTCCTTCCCCTCCCGGCGCGATTTGGCGAGAATAAAGGCACTACCCCCGCTGAAGCGGTATCGTATAGCTTCTACGTTGTTGCGGCTGTCGCATTGGCCGTGTCTATCTTTGTTGCGATCGGTTTGCGCAACATCAAAGGCGAAGAGGGTAAGGGTTGGAGAATGCTCTTCGGACTGAAGAACGATGACGAATCAAGTGACGGAAACGGTCGTGAGCGACGT AAGCTTGCGCCGTATCTCCACCTCATGAAAGACTCAGTCttccttggcttcgttgATTCGCGAATCGGACTTGGCTATGTTGGCGGTTTTGTTGCCCGAGCTTCAAGCGTTGCCATCTCACTCTTCATCCCTCTTTACGTCAACACGTTTTACATCAGCAACGGTTTCTGCAAAGGCTCGCCTCACGACTCGTCACCCGAACTCAAGGAGGAGTGCAGAGCTGCATACGTCCTGTCTTCCATACTTACTGGTGTGGCGCAACTCATGGGCCTCATCTGCGCTCCTATCTTCGGGTACCTTGCCAGTCGAACTGGCCGCATCAACTACCCCATTGTTGTCTCGACCGTTTTTGGTATCGTAGGCTACGTCGCCCTTCCGCAACTCTCCAGTCCTGAAATCAAGGACGTAGACGGCCGAGGCGGCAGTCCCGCAATTTTCTTTATTGTTTCGCTTCTTGGTATCAGCCAGATCGGCGCTATCGTTTGTAGTCTTGGTTCTCTTGGTCGTGGAGTTCTCGCAGTTGAGCTGCCTCGAACCGCCCGCCCCGAAAGCCTGCTCCAGCCAGAGGAGTACGAATCAGCCAACGATGAGAGCCGGCCTCTCATCAGCATTACGACGGACCAAGAGTCAGTCTCTCGCATCCGCCTTAAAGGCTCTATTGCAGGCGTGTATTCTTTGTACGGTGGCTTTGCCATCTTGCTCCTTACTAAGCTAGGGGGCTTCCTCTTTGACAAACTCTCCAACGGGGCGCCTTTCTACATGATGGCCATTTTTAACGCTGTTTTGCTCGCGTTCTCTCTTGGAATGGATGCTTCGCACACATTTTCACATCGGGTGTAA